In the genome of Candidatus Falkowbacteria bacterium, the window CCAAGGCCGAAGTCCGTTTGGACATCGACGGCACCTTCATCGGTATCGTCCGCGGCCGCGAATTGTATGACGAAGCACCGGAGTACGCCAGCTTGAAGCCAGGCGACACCATCGAAGCAACCGTCATCGAGGAAGAGAACGAACACGGCAATATCGAATTGTCCTTCCGCTATGCTGGACAGGAAAAGGCTTGGGCCGGCTTGCGCGATTCTTTCGCCAACAAGAGCGTCATCAAGGTGCGCGTCATCGACGCCAACCGCGGCGGGCTTTTGGCCAGCTTCGGCCAGATTGCCGGTTTCTTGCCGGTATCCCAGTTGGCTCCTGAAAACTATCCGCGCGTTTCCGGCGGAGACAAGAGCCGCATTTTAGAAAAATTGAAGTCTTTCGTCGGCAACGAGATCGAAGTCCGCGTCATGACTTTGGATGATAAGGGTGAGAAGATCATCTTCTCCGAAAAGGAGGCTTGGAACGAGAAGCAGAAGGACGTAATCGCCAAGTACAAGATCGGTACCAGGGTGTCCGGCAAGATCACTGCTGTGACCGACTTCGGCGTCTTCATCAGCTTTGGCGATAACCTGGAAGGTTTGATCCACATCTCCGAGCTCGCTTGGCAGCGTATCGATGATCCAGCCGACCTCTTCAAGACTGGCCAGGAAATCGAAGCTGAGATCATTAATATCGATGGTTCCAAGATTTTCCTCTCAGCCAAGAAATTAGCCCGCGATCCGTGGGACAATATCAGCGAGAAGTTCAAGGTTGGTGATGTGGTCAAGACCACGATCCTTAAGGTCAATCCGTTCGGCTTGTTCGTCAAGCTTGATGATGACATCCATGGCTTGGCCCATGTCAGCCAATTGGCTCTGGCTCCTGGCCAGAAGATCGAGGAGCTCTATAAGGTTAACGAAGAAGTTGATTTCAAGATTATCTCCATCGAGCCTCGCGAGCATCGCTTGGGCTTAGCTAATCCGGCTGTCGAAGCACCGGAAGAAAAAGCAGAGAAGAAAGAGAAGAAGGCTAAGGTAGAAAAGAAAGAAGAAACAGAAGAAAAAGCTGAATAATATAGCGAAAAAACACCGGCCGTCTGGCCGGTGTTTTTTTATTTGATTCTACATGATGCTATCGTGCATCCTGGCTGTCGTCGATGAGGGGGTTATGTGATGTTTCTGGTTGTAGGCTTCTTGGATTTTGCGCCGGCGTTTGGTCTCGTTCAAGGCGTAGCGCATGGCCGGCGTCACCTTGTCGCCGTACATGACGACTCGTCCCTCGAGATGGCGGGCGGCACGGCCCATGGTCTGCACCAGTGAAGTCTCGTTGCGCAAGAAACCGGACATATCGGCATCAAGGATGGCAACGAGAGATACTTCAGGCAGGTCTAAGCCTTCGCGCAGGAGGTTGATGCCAACTAGGACATCGTATTTGCCGGAACGCAGGTCGCGTAGGATGTCGACCCGTTCCAAGGTATCAATCTCGCTGTGTAAATATTGGACTTTGATGTGCTGTTCTTGCAAGAAAGCTGACAATTCTTCGGCCATGCGTTTGGTCAGGGTGGTTACGAGAACGCGCTGGCCCTTGATTACAGTGGCCTCGATTTCCTTGATCAGGTCGGGCACCTGTCCCTTGCTTGGCCGCACTTCGACCACCGGATCCAAGAGACCGGTCGGTCGGACGATCTGCTCTACGACGCGCTTGGAATTCTTGATTTCATAGGCATTTGGCGTGGCGCTGACGTAGATAATCTGCTTGACCTTCTCGTTGAATTCGATGAAGTTCAAGGGGCGGTTATCCCTGGCTGAAGGCAGGCGGAAGCCGTAATCGATCAGATTCTGCTTGCGTGATTGGTCTCCAGCGTACATGCCGCCGATCTGGGGCAGCGTGACGTGAGATTCGTCAACCATGACCAGATAATCATCCGGGAAGAAATCCATCAAGGTTTCGGGCGGCAGTCCGGGCGCACGGCCAGAGAGGTGGCGTGAGTAATTCTCGATACCGTTGCAGTAGCCGACCTGTTCGATCATCTCCAGGTCGTAATTGGTCTTGCGTTGAAGGCGGTAGGCTTCGACGTCTTTGCCGTCTTTGGTCAGCTGCTTCAAGCGTTCATTCAATTCTTCGCGTATCGTCTCGACGGCGGCGGTCATCCGTTCTTCCGGCGTCATGAAGTGCTTGGCGGGGAGGATGCGGACTTCATTGATTTCGTATTCCTGCTTATTATGGAAAGTCTCGGCCCAGGGCAATTGCTTGCCGGGGACGATGGTAAAGAGATAGATTTTTTCGATGGTGTCGCCATACATCAGGACGCGGATCATCGCTTCGCCGGTGGCCAAGTGGATGTCGACGGTCTCGCCTTTGACCCGGAACTGGCCGCGCAGGAACTCGGCGTCGTTGCGCTGGTATTGTAGGCGGATCAGCTCGAGCAAGAGCTCGTTGCGCTTGATAACTTGGCCGACGGCCAAGTGTTTGCTTAGGGCTTCGTAGTCGGCTTTTTCGCCTAAGCCGTAAATGCAAGAGACGGAAGCCACGATGATGACGTCGCGGCGATTCAGGAGCGATTGGGTCGCAGCGTGGCGCAAGCGGTCGATTTCTTCGTTGATGGTCGCCTCCTTTTCGATATAGGTATCGCTTTGAGGGATGTAGGCCTCGGGCTGGTAATAGTCATAGTAGGAGACGAAATAATGGACGGCGTTATGGGGAAAGAATTGGCGGAACTCGCCGTAAAGCTGGGCAGCCAAGGTCTTGTTGTGGGAGATGATGAGCGTCGGTCGCTGAGTCGCCTCGATGACCTTGGCCATAGTGAAAGTCTTGCCCGAACCGGTCACGCCCAAAAGCGTCTGGTCGCGGAAACCTTGCTTGAGGCCGTCCACCAGGCCCTTGATGGCTTTGGGCTGGTCGCCGGCCGGTTTGAATTTTGAGTCAAAGATGAAATCCATAAAAGTATGTTCAATATAACAATGTCTGCCACTTTTGGCAAAAAGAATGGCCCCGTGGTAAGACGGGGCCGGTTAGGGGCGGGATGGGTGCCGTTTTAGGCGGCGAGCCTGGTATTGTGCTGAAAGGCTCTTCCAGCAAGGAGGGGGTCGCCGGTTTCTGGGCAGAAGGAGATGGCGAGCTCATAATAACGGCTCGGTTGGGGGTTCTTGAAGAAAAGGGCAGTGACGGTGGGCAGACCGCGGCTGTCGATGGCGTGGACCACCCGGATTTCAGAAGCGCTCAGATAGGCTTCCTTGAGCTGGTTGGCTGCCGAGTAGCCTACGGCGAAATGCTCTTTGAGGACGCGGTCCTCGGTCAGTTCACAAGCAATCTCATTTTTTTCGATGCAGTTGATGACTTTGGGCCAAAAGAGGTTGGCCGCCCTTACTCCGGGGTTGGAGCGTTGTCTGGTTTGGCTTTTGAAGCTCTTGTTAAAGATCAGGGCCACTTTTCTTGCGTTTTCCACGGGTCATTCCTCCTTTGGGTGGTTGTTGGCCTAAAAAGTCTGTATAATTAGAGATAATAGCATATTTTACTATTTTTGTCAATATATATTTATTGACAAAATATAAAGTTTATGTTAATTTGGAATATCGTCAAAATTAGTTATTCGGCCAAAATTGGCTATTAATAGCAGTTTTTACGCAAATGGTTCTATACAATCCACTTTAACCACGCACACAAGGAGAACGACATGGACGAGAAACGGAATGGTCAACAGGTTGCGGATGAGGTAAAACGTGTTCTTGATGCTTTGGGAACGATTTCCAAGCGCGAAAAGGACGAGTCGGGTGAAGCTGTCGGCAAGCGCGCAGATAGCGATTTCATCGCTAACTTCACCATGAGGCCGGCAGAACTGATTTCCCAGCTCGAGAAGAAGGTCATCGGACAGGAACAAGCGCTGCGGATCCTGGCCACCAAGATCTGCGGCCACTACAACGCCGTACGTTCGCGGCTGGCCAAGGGTTCTAACCCGATGGACGATGTCGATCGCATCAAGTCGAACATCCTGCTGGTCGGACCGACCGGTTCTGGCAAATCTTTCCTCTTGAAGCTGATCGCCAAGATCGTCGGCGTGCCCTTCGTCAAGGTCGATGCTACCAAGTTCACCGAAGCGGGGTATGTCGGCGGCGATGTCGAGGACATCATCCGGGACTTGGCACGCAAAACCAAGCTGAAAGACGGACAGACAGATGTCGCCTTAGCCCAGTTCGGCATCGTCTTCATCGACGAGGTCGACAAGATCGCCTCGAGCAACGGCTCGATCGGTCCTGACGTTTCCCGCCGCGGCGTCCAGCAAGCTTTGCTGACGCTGATCGAGGACGCTGAAGTCTCGCTGAAAGAGAAGCCGGACGTCGAGCAGATTGTCCGGGCCTACAAGCTGGCAAGCGAGGGCAAGGAAATACCGCCTCAGACCATCAGTACCAAGAACATCCTGTTCGTCTTCGCTGGCGCTTTCCCCGGGCTTGAGGAAATAGTCGGCAAAAGGTTGACCCAGAAACAGCTCGGTTTCGGCGCCGAAATCCGTCGCAAGTCCGATAACAAGGACCTTTTGCGCAAGACGACCAACGAAGACCTGAAGAGTTTCGGTATGGAACCGGAGCTCCTCGGCCGCGTACCGGTAAGGGTTATGCTGGACGAGCTGACCGAAGAA includes:
- a CDS encoding S1 RNA-binding domain-containing protein; the protein is MADAKKQADLVVTAEQTPESDEFAAILTKEKEAIHVPQVGETVTGLVVSASKAEVRLDIDGTFIGIVRGRELYDEAPEYASLKPGDTIEATVIEEENEHGNIELSFRYAGQEKAWAGLRDSFANKSVIKVRVIDANRGGLLASFGQIAGFLPVSQLAPENYPRVSGGDKSRILEKLKSFVGNEIEVRVMTLDDKGEKIIFSEKEAWNEKQKDVIAKYKIGTRVSGKITAVTDFGVFISFGDNLEGLIHISELAWQRIDDPADLFKTGQEIEAEIINIDGSKIFLSAKKLARDPWDNISEKFKVGDVVKTTILKVNPFGLFVKLDDDIHGLAHVSQLALAPGQKIEELYKVNEEVDFKIISIEPREHRLGLANPAVEAPEEKAEKKEKKAKVEKKEETEEKAE
- the uvrB gene encoding excinuclease ABC subunit UvrB translates to MDFIFDSKFKPAGDQPKAIKGLVDGLKQGFRDQTLLGVTGSGKTFTMAKVIEATQRPTLIISHNKTLAAQLYGEFRQFFPHNAVHYFVSYYDYYQPEAYIPQSDTYIEKEATINEEIDRLRHAATQSLLNRRDVIIVASVSCIYGLGEKADYEALSKHLAVGQVIKRNELLLELIRLQYQRNDAEFLRGQFRVKGETVDIHLATGEAMIRVLMYGDTIEKIYLFTIVPGKQLPWAETFHNKQEYEINEVRILPAKHFMTPEERMTAAVETIREELNERLKQLTKDGKDVEAYRLQRKTNYDLEMIEQVGYCNGIENYSRHLSGRAPGLPPETLMDFFPDDYLVMVDESHVTLPQIGGMYAGDQSRKQNLIDYGFRLPSARDNRPLNFIEFNEKVKQIIYVSATPNAYEIKNSKRVVEQIVRPTGLLDPVVEVRPSKGQVPDLIKEIEATVIKGQRVLVTTLTKRMAEELSAFLQEQHIKVQYLHSEIDTLERVDILRDLRSGKYDVLVGINLLREGLDLPEVSLVAILDADMSGFLRNETSLVQTMGRAARHLEGRVVMYGDKVTPAMRYALNETKRRRKIQEAYNQKHHITPSSTTARMHDSIM
- a CDS encoding AAA domain-containing protein; the protein is MDEKRNGQQVADEVKRVLDALGTISKREKDESGEAVGKRADSDFIANFTMRPAELISQLEKKVIGQEQALRILATKICGHYNAVRSRLAKGSNPMDDVDRIKSNILLVGPTGSGKSFLLKLIAKIVGVPFVKVDATKFTEAGYVGGDVEDIIRDLARKTKLKDGQTDVALAQFGIVFIDEVDKIASSNGSIGPDVSRRGVQQALLTLIEDAEVSLKEKPDVEQIVRAYKLASEGKEIPPQTISTKNILFVFAGAFPGLEEIVGKRLTQKQLGFGAEIRRKSDNKDLLRKTTNEDLKSFGMEPELLGRVPVRVMLDELTEEQLFTILRNPEAPIIMHFSEVMESYGVDVDFEDGVLRHIAKLAVSEGTGARGLLAAFEATIGVYETHLSETPVTKLTFTLPMIDGTIEPLEFINALNDGYAERQEEALRLVAADKEHQASIDGYVDYVKTKHALSLQFDADARNKISILALDAKQTDCDVCVRIFGECEAAFTLLANKGRTHLIVTVAAVDSPMNFLENAFKE